Proteins encoded together in one Lathamus discolor isolate bLatDis1 chromosome 3, bLatDis1.hap1, whole genome shotgun sequence window:
- the AMER3 gene encoding APC membrane recruitment protein 3, translating to MELKRGKTFIKSSVQHEKGPPVLPVPISKDNTGKDKTAALEGNQSVAEVQLACLATHKNYRFSTRATRNGAGDHSLEKSSGSSYKLVRKSKTHDCVAEADKTEHCSSSSRACEEGFSGKGKGRLVNSISFSGMSSSSGSKKECVVSPSQSACSSQMIDYRNFVPQMPFVPAVAKTIPRKRISLKRSKKGLRDIFHIRKNKPDSLTFLVEKDKNLSSPACKSELSGSLANYLFKSGESFAADCLSQDCSDSELQSDSSYDCCNTLCEDVASLKSFDSLTGCGEIFADESSAHLELENTKEVLLRRSKHKDTPVMGSFQGGVEQLASPGQSETIEFAKFWDNINKSVRLHQSALFDKKVQKVPGPDVETARSHAASSLTVPQVLPDEDGDNSKESSTETGTPKSDNQESISTSDEGYYDSFSPGQDDEMKEAQTPGVPSRFPRDSYSGDALYELFYDPNEVKINSVLDDDLCASESFSEQAIEIPLSIYSFHVGAEENMASQPALDIISQGFFHSTWKGKECLLKLCDTELSLTMGIINWLRKHAGLVSSHDSPPSAQSQPEKSDESPNPTSLSPEQKVSTEAQQEKSSKQESNAFNLCVSLDESKHATQASSENIAERDHSLDSCPNTSNLDFQGREGNNHKDSPTAPGNVEITRAPNYAPHSLDNRDNLQTSSTENEKMKIADGCETSRDKTPLPEKLSRESGSQSSENPLLDDSNEVESCYSYKTAETSLLEPLEREDRNKPTYHSISCDKTLQPLTLRHFQSYISPTPTESSPNIVQLLERCVTQVASFKISYENKHLEDKCIGNEMNNIIRKISQYKNKLLLQNECNCIAPNPEYSTIPSTNQYNYRTSSQSGSLHHLKQNGEQTGDQKSRAKILDEVTRSKINFEYAQLNNQALCCLKDFTFDLSPSDCAPATTLSRPTFLPLFKSVCSDIPATFSQASCSSTIPCADLVQSKEPKHCSPGLWSYAETPCRGMAQLSALSPHLEAATPDTAVTGSNHQ from the coding sequence ATGGAGCTCAAGAGGGGAAAGACCTTCATAAAATCCAGTGTGCAACATGAGAAAGGGCCACCAGTGCTCCCAGTTCCTATAAGCAAAGACAATACAGGGAAAGAcaaaacagcagctctggagggAAACCAAAGTGTAGCTGAAGTCCAGCTGGCATGTTTGGCCACACACAAGAACTACAGATTTTCTACCAGAGCAACaaggaatggagctggtgaccACAGCCTGGAAAAATCATCTGGGTCCTCCTACAAACTTGTAAGGAAGAGTAAAACCCATGACTGCGTTGCTGAGGCAGacaaaacagagcactgcagctccagcagtaGGGCTTGTGAGGAAGGGTTTTCTGGAAAGGGTAAGGGCCGACTTGTGAACAGCATCAGCTTTTCAGGGATGTCCAGCTCCTCCGGCAGTAAGAAAGAGTGTGTGGTCAGCCCCAGCCAGTCTGCATGCAGCAGCCAGATGATCGATTACAGGAACTTTGTGCCACAGATGCCTTTTGTACCAGCTGTCGCAAAAACCATTCCCAGAAAGAGGATTTCCCTCAAAAGATCTAAGAAAGGGCTCAGAGATATATTCcatataagaaaaaacaaaccagacagCCTCACGTTCCTGGTGGAGAAGGACAAGAAtctgtcttctccagcctgcaagAGCGAGTTGTCCGGGAGCCTTGCAAATTACCTTTTCAAGTCTGGAGAAAGCTTTGCAGCTGACTGCTTGTCCCAGGACTGCTCAGACAGTGAACTGCAGTCTGACTCTTCCTATGACTGCTGCAACACCCTGTGTGAAGACGTTGCCTCTCTGAAGAGCTTTGACTCCCTCACGGGCTGTGGGGAAATCTTTGCTGATGAGAGCTCTGCTCACCTGGAGCTGGAGAACACCAAGGAAGTTCTGCTGAGGCGAAGCAAGCACAAAGATACCCCTGTGATGGGCTCTTTCCAAGGGGGGGTGGAGCAGCTGGCCTCTCCCGGCCAGAGCGAGACGATTGAATTTGCAAAATTCTGGGATAACATCAACAAATCAGTGAGGCTACATCAGAGTGCTCTGTTTGATAAGAAGGTACAGAAGGTACCTGGTCCTGATGTGGAAACGGCTAGAAGCCACGCTGCTTCATCTCTGACAGTCCCCCAAGTGTTGCCTGATGAAGATGGTGACAATTCCAAAGAGAGCTCCACAGAAACAGGAACACCAAAAAGTGACAACCAGGAATCCATATCCACAAGTGATGAGGGCTACTATGATTCATTCTCTCCTGGACAAGATGATGAAATGAAGGAAGCTCAGACCCCTGGGGTCCCAAGTAGATTTCCAAGAGACAGCTACAGTGGAGATGCCCTTTATGAGCTCTTCTATGACccaaatgaagtaaaaataaactcAGTCTTAGACGATGACCTGTGTGCATCTGAAAGCTTTTCAGAACAAGCCATTGAAATCCCTTTGTCCATTTACAGCTTTCATGTTGGAGCTGAGGAGAACATGGCTTCACAACCGGCTCTAGACATTATCAGCCAGGGTTTTTTCCACAGCACATGGAAAGGCAAAGAGTGTTTGCTAAAGCTCTGTGATACTGAACTTTCCCTGACCATGGGCATAATAAACTGGCTGCGTAAACATGCAGGACTTGTTTCCTCCCATGACTCTCCTCCGAGTGCTCAGTCACAGCCAGAAAAGTCTGATGAATCACCAAACCCAACCAGCCTGAGTCCAGAGCAGAAAGTGAGCACAGAAGCTCAGCAGGAGAAATCAAGCAAACAAGAATCGAATGCATTTAACCTATGTGTGTCCTTGGATGAAAGCAAGCATGCAACCCAGGCTTCCTCAGAAAACATTGCTGAAAGAGACCACAGCCTAGACTCCTGCCCAAACACATCTAATCTGGATTTccaaggaagggaagggaataaCCACAAGGATTCACCTACAGCGCCTGGGAATGTGGAAATTACCAGAGCACCAAACTATGCACCACACTCACTGGATAACAGAGACAACCTGCAGACATCTTCAACTGAGAATGAGAAGATGAAAATTGCAGACGGATGCGAGACATCCAGAGATAAAACCCCACTGCCCGAAAAGCTGAGCAGAGAGAGTGGCTCTCAGAGCTCTGAAAATCCTCTGTTAGATGATAGTAATGAAGTAGAATCGTGTTACTCCTACAAGACTGCTGAGACCTCACTCTTGGAACCCCTCGAGAGGGAGGACAGAAATAAACCAACATATCACTCTATTTCCTGTGACAAAACACTGCAGCCTCTGACTCTCAGACACTTTCAGAGTTACATTAGCCCTACACCAACAGAGAGCAGCCCTAACATAGTGCAGCTCTTAGAGCGCTGTGTAACACAAGTGGCATCATTTAAAATCAGCTATGAAAACAAGCACCTGGAAGACAAATGCATTGGGAATGAAATGAACAATATCATTCGTAAGATATCTCAGTACAAAAACAAGTTACTGCTGCAAAATGAATGCAACTGCATTGCCCCAAATCCAGAATACTCCACTATTCCTAGCACAAACCAATACAACTACAGGACAAGTTCCCAGTCTGGCAGTCTGCATCATTTGAAGCAAAATGGGGAGCAAACTGGAGATCAGAAAAGTAGAGCAAAAATCCTAGACGAGGTCACTAGAAGCAAGATAAACTTTGAATATGCCCAGCTAAATAATCAAGCACTCTGCTGTTTAAAAGACTTTACATTTGACCTCAGTCCAAGTGACTGTGCCCCTGCTACAACTCTTAGTAGACCAACATTTTTACCTCTCTTTAAGTCTGTCTGCTCAGACATACCTGCTACTTTCTCGCAAGCTTCATGCAGCTCCACCATCCCTTGTGCTGACCTGGTGCAGTCCAAGGAGcccaagcactgcagcccagggcTGTGGAGTTATGCAGAGACTCCCTGCAGGGGCATGGCTCAGTTGAGTGCTCTGTCCCCTCACCTAGAGGCAGCAACCCCAGACACAGCAGTGACAGGGAGCAACCACCAGTAA